One part of the Triplophysa rosa linkage group LG5, Trosa_1v2, whole genome shotgun sequence genome encodes these proteins:
- the ralab gene encoding v-ral simian leukemia viral oncogene homolog Ab (ras related), with product MAANKNALALHKVIMVGSGGVGKSALTLQFMYDEFVEDYEPTKADSYRKKVVLDGEEVQIDILDTAGQEDYAAIRDNYFRSGEGFLCVFSITESESFAATADFREQILRVKEEENVPFLLVGNKSDLEDRRQVGVEEAKARADQWAVSYVETSAKTRANVDKVFFDLMREIRARKMEDGKEKNGKKKRKSLAKRIRERCCIL from the exons ATGGCTGCTAACAAGAATGCTCTGGCCCTTCACAAAGTGATAATGGTGGGCAGTGGTGGCGTTGGCAAGTCAGCATTAACACTGCAGTTTATGTACGATGAG TTTGTGGAAGACTATGAGCCCACTAAAGCTGACAGCTACAGAAAAAAGGTGGTTCTGGATGGAGAGGAGGTTCAAATCGACATCCTTGACACAGCTGGGCAGGAGGACTACGCTGCCATTCGAGATAATTATTTCCGCAGTGGAGAGGGATTTCTCTGTGTGTTCTCCATCACAGAATCAGAATCTTTTGCTGCTACTGCTGATTTCAG AGAACAGATCCTTCGTGTGAAAGAGGAGGAAAACGTACCTTTCCTACTGGTGGGAAATAAGTCAGACTTGGAGGACCGACGACAGGTTGGAGTGGAGGAGGCCAAAGCCAGAGCAGATCAGTGGGCAGTCAGCTACGTCGAGACTTCTGCCAAAACCCGTGCCAACGTCGATAAG GTGTTTTTTGATCTCATGCGTGAGATCAGAGCCAGAAAAATGGAAGATGGCAAAGAGAAAAATGGAAAGAAGAAGAGAAAAAGTTTGGCAAAGAGGATTCGGGAAAGATGTTGCATTTTATGA
- the mplkip gene encoding M-phase-specific PLK1-interacting protein yields the protein MQRPHFRHPRPGPRTAGFRSPPPAFDRTGSMVPSPPWAFSTPPPPFGPRFGQCSPNTPPREFFGNRGGSGGKHFSGQPPGHTPRMSNPSPRGTPYRRSPYDNSGRHAEHQGSPRTSTPFGSTHGRERGTNDMEKYYKPSMLQDPWADLKPISVTETQSKCNSQQTTNTGRPGRYYN from the exons ATGCAAAGGCCACATTTTCGGCATCCGCGCCCGGGTCCAAGGACTGCAGGTTTCCGCAGTCCGCCTCCAGCTTTCGACAGGACAGGGAGTATGGTTCCGTCGCCTCCGTGGGCATTTTCAACACCGCCTCCGCCGTTTGGACCGAGATTTGGACAATGTTCTCCAAATACACCGCCGAGGGAGTTCTTTGGTAATAGGGGTGGCAGCGGTGGGAAACATTTTAGCGGCCAGCCGCCTGGTCACACACCGCGCATGTCGAACCCGAGTCCCCGCGGCACGCCGTACAGACGCTCGCCGTATGACAATTCGGGACGACACGCCGAACACCAG GGTTCACCACGGACATCAACACCATTTGGGTCAACGCATGGCAGGGAGAGAGGGACAAATGATATGGAAAAGTATTACAAACCTTCAATGCTCCAAGATCCCTGGGCTGACCTAAAGCCCATCTCAGTCACAGAAACTCAGTCTAAATGCAACTCCCAGCAAACCACAAACACAGGCAGACCAGGAAGGTATTATAATTGA